A portion of the Leptospira noumeaensis genome contains these proteins:
- a CDS encoding PmeII family type II restriction endonuclease translates to MNQTLLNLVLDYVSNNIGTFHKKRIQSLDTLKLDKVLRRKNPYLFKAKYQLTSEQIIRSLIDAHISSAEEGIFGDWLEELAIFVNSQVYGGKKSGITGIDLEFDLDQIRYLVSIKSGPNWGNSSQIKKMESDFKTAAKTLRTSNSGLIVKAINGCCYGRDNKPDKGDYLKLCGQRFWEFISGEEELYSELIEPLGHTAKTNDDLYQEAYAKMINKFTIEFGKDFCKADGAIDWEKLVHFNSAK, encoded by the coding sequence ATGAACCAAACACTTCTAAACCTTGTTTTAGATTACGTATCAAATAATATTGGAACCTTTCATAAAAAAAGAATTCAAAGTTTAGATACTCTTAAATTAGATAAAGTTTTAAGAAGAAAAAATCCATATTTATTCAAAGCAAAATACCAACTCACTTCAGAACAAATTATCAGAAGTTTAATCGATGCTCATATCTCATCTGCAGAAGAAGGAATTTTTGGAGATTGGCTTGAAGAACTCGCAATTTTTGTAAATTCACAAGTTTACGGTGGAAAAAAATCGGGGATCACTGGAATCGATTTAGAATTTGACTTAGATCAGATTCGTTATTTGGTCTCTATCAAATCTGGACCAAACTGGGGGAATAGTAGCCAAATTAAAAAAATGGAATCCGACTTTAAAACTGCTGCCAAAACATTAAGAACCAGTAATTCCGGATTAATTGTTAAGGCAATCAATGGCTGTTGTTACGGTAGAGATAACAAACCAGATAAAGGGGATTATCTAAAACTTTGTGGCCAAAGGTTTTGGGAATTTATTTCAGGTGAAGAGGAATTGTATTCCGAACTGATCGAACCATTGGGTCATACAGCAAAAACTAACGATGATTTGTATCAAGAAGCCTATGCTAAAATGATCAATAAGTTTACCATTGAATTTGGGAAGGATTTTTGTAAAGCCGATGGTGCCATCGATTGGGAAAAATTAGTTCATTTCAATTCAGCTAAATAA
- the dcm gene encoding DNA (cytosine-5-)-methyltransferase — protein MEIKTNTFTVEEFASYISVSPQYVRTLIRKKKLPAEMVGTSWLIPKEITSDKRIMMNIETDVPDRISRKKPNKSPVALSFFSGAMGLDIGLKKAGIDVLLASEIDPDTRKTITLNHPDLGLIGDINGYSVEEIRKFANLDANSEIDLVIGGPPCQAFSTAGKRKGFEDERGNVFLEFIEKAISLNPKFIVIENVRGLLSAPLNHRPHQYRGPQFPALAQNELPGGALNFIIFLLEKAKYKVSFNLYNAANFGSPQKRERIVIICSRENIEIPYLTPTHSESGEFNLPTWRTFRDVTSDLKESDQTYIQFPEKRLKYYRMLKEDQYWKNLPIEIQKEAMGKSFYSGGGRTGFLRRLAWNKPAPTLVTNPAMPATDLAHPKWNRPLSIQEYKRIQEFPDDYEFFGTIVSQYRQIGNAVPISLGYHIGKMILNLLNRKQINKKFDEFKFSRYMKTDHTSFKQEFSKRSLNKELSKSKRN, from the coding sequence GTGGAAATAAAAACGAATACCTTTACTGTTGAAGAATTCGCCAGTTATATTTCTGTTTCCCCCCAATACGTGAGGACTCTCATCAGGAAAAAAAAACTACCAGCGGAGATGGTCGGAACCTCTTGGTTGATTCCCAAAGAAATCACATCAGACAAACGAATTATGATGAACATTGAAACAGATGTTCCTGACAGGATTTCTCGTAAAAAACCAAACAAATCCCCTGTGGCTCTTAGTTTTTTTTCAGGTGCTATGGGTTTGGACATTGGTTTAAAAAAAGCAGGGATTGATGTTTTACTTGCTAGTGAAATTGATCCCGATACTAGAAAAACAATTACATTAAACCATCCTGATCTTGGACTCATTGGAGATATCAACGGATATTCTGTAGAGGAAATTCGTAAATTTGCAAACTTAGATGCAAACTCAGAAATTGATCTTGTTATCGGTGGACCACCTTGCCAAGCCTTCAGCACCGCAGGTAAACGAAAAGGATTTGAAGACGAACGTGGGAATGTGTTCTTAGAGTTCATTGAAAAAGCAATTTCATTAAACCCAAAATTTATAGTGATCGAAAATGTAAGAGGACTTCTTTCTGCTCCTTTGAATCACAGACCACATCAATATAGAGGGCCGCAGTTCCCCGCCTTGGCACAAAACGAACTACCAGGTGGAGCTTTAAATTTTATAATTTTTTTATTAGAGAAGGCAAAGTATAAAGTATCGTTTAACCTATACAATGCGGCAAACTTTGGATCACCACAAAAAAGAGAACGAATTGTTATCATTTGTAGTAGAGAAAATATTGAAATCCCTTATTTAACACCAACACATTCCGAATCAGGTGAGTTCAACTTGCCGACATGGCGAACCTTTCGTGATGTAACTTCTGATTTAAAAGAATCGGATCAAACGTATATTCAGTTCCCCGAAAAAAGATTAAAATATTATCGAATGTTAAAAGAAGATCAGTATTGGAAAAATTTACCTATTGAAATACAAAAAGAAGCAATGGGCAAAAGTTTTTATTCTGGCGGCGGACGAACTGGATTTTTACGAAGATTGGCTTGGAATAAACCGGCACCCACATTGGTTACAAATCCTGCGATGCCTGCCACTGACTTGGCACATCCAAAATGGAACAGGCCTCTCAGCATCCAAGAATACAAACGCATTCAAGAATTCCCCGATGATTATGAATTTTTTGGGACCATTGTCAGCCAATACAGACAAATAGGAAATGCTGTTCCGATAAGCCTTGGTTATCATATAGGGAAGATGATTTTAAATTTACTTAATCGAAAACAAATAAACAAAAAGTTTGATGAGTTCAAATTTTCACGTTATATGAAAACGGATCATACGTCGTTTAAACAAGAATTTAGCAAAAGATCACTTAATAAAGAACTTTCAAAATCAAAAAGAAATTGA